In Verrucomicrobiia bacterium, one DNA window encodes the following:
- a CDS encoding GAF domain-containing protein — translation MGKAKGKKQPVIAGLEGIVNSEDRLRHLEMLLSISQQVSVIETLDEVLQVLVRLSVEQTGAERGTLFLNDPQTDELYSRVALGNVSREIRLLNTHGVAGFVYSHGEGVIIQDAYADERFDRTFDKQTGFRTRSMLAAPVKTAKGEVIGVMQMLNRKEGQFTEFDLGLLEAITGQAAITLQSHQQSERLQRSRAQELEFLDVVSDVASELELGPLLQKIMGEARRMLKADRATLFLHDDKTGELWSEVGTGLNSTQIRFPDHLGIAGAVFISGKSINIPYAYADLRFNPGFDKKTGYFTRSILCVPVINKQGKAIGAVQALNKTGGVFTTEDETRLRAFSARISLALENAKLFADIQSMKNYNESMLESMSNGVITLDDGGRIITCNRAGYRILGTEARETLGKAAADFFTTQNNWLLEKIERVEKTEAVETAVDAELTRQGEVRSVNATVLPLFNMEHKRLGTMLMIEDISSEKRMKSTMTRYMDPALADKLLAGGGNIDEGRNAVVTVLFADIRNFTSLTEKLGAQGTVNLLNEYFEIMVECIQREGGMLDKFIGDALMAGFGTLVAHEDDEDRGMRAAIEMIRELERFNKGRIERGERPIEIGIGLNTDRVVAGPIGSARRQDYTMIGDGVNLAARLESACKQYHAQILISEFTMRKLRGKYRLREVDRVVVKGKSEPVAVYEVLDFHTAETFPNMDAVVENFNRGLMLYRRGDWDKALQAFESAYELNKEDRICLVYAERCRKLKAEPPPDDWTGVWVMREK, via the coding sequence GTGAACTCCGAGGACCGGTTGCGGCATCTGGAGATGCTGCTGAGCATCAGCCAGCAAGTCTCGGTCATTGAGACGCTGGATGAAGTGCTGCAAGTGCTGGTGCGATTGAGTGTGGAGCAGACAGGGGCGGAACGGGGCACGCTTTTTCTAAACGATCCGCAGACGGATGAATTGTATTCGCGCGTGGCGTTGGGAAATGTGAGCCGGGAGATACGGCTGCTGAACACACATGGTGTCGCTGGTTTCGTCTATTCGCATGGAGAAGGGGTGATCATCCAGGATGCGTATGCGGATGAGCGGTTTGATCGCACCTTCGACAAACAGACGGGCTTTCGTACGCGGAGCATGCTGGCGGCACCGGTGAAGACGGCCAAGGGTGAGGTCATCGGGGTGATGCAGATGTTGAATCGCAAGGAAGGCCAGTTCACGGAGTTTGATCTAGGCTTGCTGGAAGCCATCACAGGGCAGGCGGCGATCACGTTGCAGAGTCATCAGCAATCAGAGCGATTGCAGCGTTCCCGAGCGCAGGAATTGGAGTTTTTGGATGTCGTCTCGGATGTAGCATCGGAACTGGAGCTTGGCCCGCTGCTGCAGAAGATCATGGGCGAGGCGAGGCGCATGTTGAAGGCGGATCGCGCGACGTTGTTTCTGCACGATGACAAGACGGGTGAATTGTGGTCGGAGGTGGGCACCGGACTGAACAGTACGCAGATACGTTTTCCGGATCATTTGGGCATTGCAGGAGCGGTGTTCATCTCAGGGAAATCGATCAATATTCCGTATGCCTATGCGGATCTGCGGTTCAATCCGGGTTTTGACAAGAAGACAGGTTATTTTACGCGTAGCATCCTGTGTGTGCCGGTGATCAACAAGCAGGGCAAGGCGATCGGGGCGGTGCAGGCGCTGAACAAGACGGGCGGGGTCTTCACTACGGAGGATGAAACGAGATTACGGGCGTTCAGTGCGCGCATCTCGCTGGCTTTGGAAAATGCGAAGCTCTTCGCGGATATCCAGAGCATGAAGAATTACAATGAGAGCATGCTGGAGAGTATGTCTAATGGGGTGATCACGCTGGACGATGGCGGGCGCATCATCACGTGCAACCGGGCGGGGTATCGCATTCTGGGGACGGAGGCGCGGGAGACGTTGGGGAAAGCTGCAGCGGATTTCTTCACCACGCAGAACAACTGGTTACTGGAGAAGATCGAGCGAGTGGAAAAGACGGAGGCGGTGGAAACTGCAGTGGATGCTGAACTCACGCGCCAGGGCGAGGTGCGTTCAGTGAATGCCACGGTGTTGCCGCTTTTCAACATGGAGCATAAGCGGCTGGGCACAATGTTGATGATCGAGGACATCAGTTCGGAGAAGCGGATGAAGTCCACGATGACGCGTTACATGGACCCGGCGCTGGCGGACAAACTTCTTGCTGGTGGTGGCAATATTGATGAAGGACGTAATGCGGTGGTGACAGTATTGTTCGCAGATATTCGCAACTTCACGAGTCTGACAGAAAAGTTGGGGGCGCAGGGGACGGTGAATCTGTTGAACGAATATTTTGAGATCATGGTGGAGTGCATCCAGCGCGAGGGCGGGATGTTGGATAAATTCATCGGGGATGCGCTGATGGCTGGGTTTGGAACGCTGGTAGCGCATGAGGATGATGAGGATCGCGGGATGAGGGCGGCGATCGAGATGATCCGGGAACTGGAGCGTTTTAACAAAGGGCGGATTGAAAGAGGAGAAAGGCCGATTGAGATTGGCATTGGACTGAACACGGATCGAGTGGTGGCGGGGCCGATCGGGTCGGCGCGGAGACAGGATTACACGATGATCGGTGATGGTGTGAACCTCGCGGCGCGGCTGGAGAGCGCGTGCAAGCAGTATCACGCACAGATATTGATCAGTGAATTCACGATGCGTAAGTTGCGGGGGAAGTATCGGCTGCGAGAGGTGGATCGAGTCGTCGTGAAGGGCAAGAGCGAACCGGTGGCGGTGTATGAGGTGCTGGATTTTCACACGGCAGAAACGTTTCCGAACATGGACGCGGTGGTGGAGAATTTTAATCGAGGGCTGATGCTGTATCGACGGGGAGATTGGGACAAGGCGTTGCAGGCGTTTGAGAGCGCGTATGAATTGAACAAGGAAGATCGTATATGCCTGGTGTATGCGGAGCGGTGTCGGAAATTGAAGGCGGAGCCGCCGCCGGATGATTGGACGGGAGTTTGGGTGATGAGGGAGAAGTAG